TGGAGGACAGCATGCTGTCCTGCTCGACCAGCCCTTCTTTCCAGCCGGACAGGCCGAGCCGCTTTATGTCGATCTGCGCTGTTTCTCGTTACGCGATGACGAGCGGATCATCGGCTCGATCCTGCTGATCTCCGATGTAACCGAGCGGCGGGCGGCACAAAGGGAAATTGCCAGACACCGCGATCATCTGGAGCATCTGGTGCAGGCCCGCACCCAGGAACTCGACGCCGCCCTCACCCGCGAACGGGCGACGGCGGAGCTCTACCGTAATTTCGGCACGATGATCTCACACCAATTCCGTACGCCCCTGGCAATTGTCGATTCCGCCCTGCAACGGCTGATGCGGCGCAGCGACAGGCTGTCGCCTGCCGAAGTTCTGGAACGGGGCGGCCGGGCCCGCCAGGCGATCTCCCGCCTGATCAGGCTGGTGGAAAGTACGCTCGACGCGGCGCGCCTTGATACCGGCCAGATCGAAATTCGCGCGCAATTCTGCGACCTCGGCCAACTCGCCGCCGACCTCTGTACCCGGCAGACCGAACAGACGCCGGAAAAGCGGATCGCCATCGAGCTTAATGACGGAGAGGCCGCCATCGCCTATTGCGATCCCGTCCATGCCGAGAACATTCTGGTCAACCTGCTCTCCAATGCCGTGAAATATTCGCCCGCCGACACGCCGATCCGCGTCGCGGTCTCGATAGCAGGCGACGGCGTCGAATGCGCGATCAGCAATATCGGCTGCATCGCCTGCCCTGCCGAGCGCGACGCCCTGTTCGAGCGTTATTTCCGCGGCAGCAATGCCGAGGGCCATCCGGGGATCGGCATCGGCTTATACATGGCCAGAACGTTGGCACGGATGCAGAGCGGCGATGTCCGACTTGAGGCCGGCGATGACGAGCAGGTAACCTTCACCCTGTCCCTTCCGCATGCACAAGCGCTCGCCAAGGATAGTTCCGCCGCCGCGCTGCTGTCAGAGCCGGCATGACCTGCTTGCCGGATCGCCCCATCGTGCTTTGCGTGGAGGATGAGGATGATTT
This genomic stretch from Devosia sp. YIM 151766 harbors:
- a CDS encoding PAS domain-containing sensor histidine kinase, which translates into the protein MSRSARALLGVILPALTIVIFVVLLAFSLMRLSDIERDMRIEATQNMLWVISRAHVASLQLGEAAAARRQPDDTDRSALELRYNVFLSRLALLDDGPQRRQMESLGFGEALDGFRRNLPELSALVASPEPDDLHRVRTLLVPYNEMLGQAANKAMIAEWDDLGTKLDTSRAQLWQIIVSLIGISLAGAALCAHFLMAIRDARRRTRLLDKEKAFSELLIGSSGEGIVAVDLDRRCTVWNEAAERLFGLPATRTIGRTLDDVAGFFQIDRLRQAIGDAFGGQHAVLLDQPFFPAGQAEPLYVDLRCFSLRDDERIIGSILLISDVTERRAAQREIARHRDHLEHLVQARTQELDAALTRERATAELYRNFGTMISHQFRTPLAIVDSALQRLMRRSDRLSPAEVLERGGRARQAISRLIRLVESTLDAARLDTGQIEIRAQFCDLGQLAADLCTRQTEQTPEKRIAIELNDGEAAIAYCDPVHAENILVNLLSNAVKYSPADTPIRVAVSIAGDGVECAISNIGCIACPAERDALFERYFRGSNAEGHPGIGIGLYMARTLARMQSGDVRLEAGDDEQVTFTLSLPHAQALAKDSSAAALLSEPA